In the genome of Xanthobacteraceae bacterium, one region contains:
- a CDS encoding feruloyl-CoA synthase — protein sequence MNSQPAVKAAESAAPQTKPPFRPLNFAPVSVERSERPDGAILLRSRYPLPEFDPSLANLFRRAVEKAPSHVYLAERAGNDWRRITFEQARGKVDAIASALLERGLSAERPVMILSGGAIDHAMLTQACHAAGIPVAPISVAYSLMSSDLAKIKYITELLNPGLVYAADTGPFAKALAIAGTNAEIVASSNSANLENVTLFDQLAQTKPGAALEKAVAAITKDTLAKFLFTSGSTNLPKGVATTHGMLTANQEQIVGSWPYLQETPLVLCDWLPWNHTFGGSFCFNLPARLAGTMHIDGGKPAPGLIEQTVKNVADVSPTTYFNVPAGYAMLLPFLERDDALAKKFFARLQMIFYAGASLPQDLWDRLENLSVRITGARVPMATAWGTTETAPLSLMQHFFADGPGVIGVPCLGVETKLVPSGNKLEIRVRGPNVSRGYWKRDDQTETAFDEEGFYKSGDAVRFSDPNDPDKGLIFDGRLAEDFKLTSGTWVQVGTLRVAAIAACSPVVQDMVICGEGREHVGVLVWLNPAGAAKIASVEASTPLPALASHEKVREHVAVALKKWNATQSGLSGKIARAILLPDAPSIDANEITDKGYINQRAALERRAPEIARLFAASPGPEVIFAA from the coding sequence ATGAACAGCCAGCCTGCCGTGAAAGCGGCGGAGTCCGCCGCGCCGCAAACAAAACCGCCATTCAGGCCGCTGAACTTCGCGCCCGTTTCCGTCGAACGCAGCGAGCGCCCCGACGGCGCGATCCTGCTGCGCTCGCGCTACCCGCTTCCCGAATTCGATCCCTCGCTCGCGAACCTGTTTCGCCGGGCCGTCGAGAAAGCGCCCTCCCACGTTTATCTCGCGGAGCGTGCCGGCAATGACTGGCGCAGGATTACGTTCGAGCAGGCACGCGGCAAGGTGGATGCGATCGCCTCCGCCTTGCTCGAACGCGGCCTTTCCGCCGAACGGCCGGTGATGATTTTGTCGGGCGGCGCCATCGACCACGCGATGCTGACCCAGGCATGCCATGCCGCCGGGATTCCGGTGGCGCCGATCTCGGTCGCCTATTCGCTGATGAGCAGCGACCTCGCCAAGATCAAGTACATTACCGAACTCTTGAACCCCGGCCTTGTCTACGCCGCCGACACCGGCCCCTTCGCGAAGGCGCTGGCGATCGCGGGAACGAACGCAGAAATCGTCGCGAGCAGCAATTCCGCAAATCTTGAGAACGTCACGCTGTTCGATCAGCTCGCGCAGACGAAACCCGGCGCGGCGCTTGAAAAAGCGGTCGCCGCGATTACGAAAGATACGCTCGCGAAGTTTCTGTTCACCTCCGGTTCGACCAACCTGCCGAAAGGCGTCGCGACGACGCACGGCATGCTCACCGCCAATCAGGAACAGATCGTCGGCTCTTGGCCCTACCTGCAAGAAACGCCGCTGGTGCTGTGCGACTGGCTGCCGTGGAACCATACCTTCGGCGGCAGCTTCTGCTTCAACCTGCCCGCGCGCCTCGCGGGCACAATGCATATCGACGGCGGCAAGCCAGCGCCGGGCCTGATCGAGCAGACCGTGAAGAACGTCGCGGATGTTTCGCCGACGACCTACTTCAACGTGCCCGCGGGCTACGCCATGCTCCTGCCATTCCTCGAACGCGACGACGCGCTCGCGAAAAAATTCTTCGCACGCCTGCAAATGATTTTCTACGCAGGCGCATCGCTCCCGCAGGATCTCTGGGACCGCCTCGAAAATCTCTCCGTGCGCATCACCGGCGCGCGCGTGCCGATGGCGACCGCGTGGGGCACCACGGAAACCGCACCGCTCTCCCTGATGCAGCATTTCTTCGCCGACGGTCCGGGCGTGATCGGCGTGCCGTGTCTAGGCGTCGAGACCAAGCTCGTCCCGTCCGGCAACAAGCTCGAAATCCGCGTGCGCGGGCCGAACGTCTCGCGTGGGTACTGGAAACGCGACGACCAGACCGAAACCGCGTTCGATGAAGAAGGCTTCTACAAATCCGGCGACGCCGTGCGCTTCTCAGACCCGAACGATCCCGATAAAGGCCTGATTTTCGATGGCCGTCTCGCGGAAGACTTCAAGCTCACCAGCGGCACATGGGTACAGGTTGGAACGCTCCGCGTCGCCGCCATCGCCGCCTGCTCGCCCGTGGTGCAGGACATGGTGATCTGCGGCGAAGGACGCGAGCATGTCGGCGTGCTGGTCTGGCTCAACCCCGCAGGCGCCGCGAAGATTGCGAGCGTCGAAGCCTCGACACCGCTTCCCGCGTTGGCAAGCCACGAAAAAGTGCGCGAGCATGTCGCAGTGGCGCTCAAAAAATGGAACGCAACGCAGTCCGGCCTCTCCGGCAAGATTGCCCGCGCAATCCTGCTGCCCGACGCCCCTTCTATCGACGCCAACGAAATCACCGACAAAGGCTATATCAACCAGCGCGCGGCGCTGGAGCGGCGCGCGCCGGAGATTGCCCGGCTGTTTGCAGCCTCGCCCGGCCCCGAAGTCATCTTCGCCGCCTGA
- a CDS encoding circularly permuted type 2 ATP-grasp protein produces MHAPDGSVRPAYIQLAHWLNTVPKDVLEYRRKEAEFIFRRIGITFAVYGDAASTERLIPFDIIPRIITAGEWKKLARGLEQRVKALNAYLNDVYHKREILRAGIVPEDLVYGNPVFRPEMNGMNVPHNVYVNIAGVDVVRVDPDNFYVLEDNARIPSGVSYMLENREIMLRLFPELFIDHPVAPVENYADELLATLKSVAPITSSGEPNVVLMTPGIYNSAYYEHSFLADKLGVELVEGRDMFVKGDMLYMRTTEGPKRVDVIYRRVDDDFIDPLVFRNDSMLGVPGLMSVYQAGNVTLANAIGTGIVDDKAVYSYMPDIIKFYLGEEPILKNVDTWRCREPDHLKYVLENIEQLVVKEVHGSGGYGMLIGPAADKKTIENFAAKVKNDPHGFIAQPTLSLSACPTFTDAGIAPRHVDLRPFVLTGRDRVRIVPGGLTRVALKEGSLVVNSSQGGGTKDTWVLDR; encoded by the coding sequence ATGCACGCGCCCGACGGCTCGGTCCGGCCCGCTTATATCCAGCTCGCGCACTGGCTGAACACAGTCCCGAAGGACGTCCTCGAATATCGCCGCAAGGAAGCTGAGTTCATTTTCCGGCGCATCGGCATCACCTTCGCAGTGTATGGCGACGCCGCTTCCACCGAGCGGCTCATTCCCTTCGACATCATTCCGCGCATCATCACGGCCGGCGAATGGAAGAAGCTCGCGCGCGGGCTGGAACAGCGCGTGAAGGCGCTGAACGCCTATCTCAACGACGTCTACCACAAGCGCGAAATCCTCCGCGCCGGTATCGTTCCCGAAGATCTGGTCTACGGAAATCCTGTCTTCCGGCCCGAAATGAACGGAATGAACGTACCGCACAACGTCTACGTCAATATCGCGGGCGTAGATGTGGTGCGTGTCGATCCCGACAACTTCTATGTGCTGGAAGACAACGCGCGCATTCCCTCCGGCGTCTCCTACATGCTGGAGAACCGGGAAATCATGTTGCGGCTGTTTCCCGAACTGTTCATCGACCACCCGGTCGCGCCGGTCGAGAATTACGCCGACGAATTGCTCGCAACCCTGAAATCAGTCGCGCCTATCACGTCATCCGGCGAGCCGAATGTCGTGTTGATGACGCCCGGCATCTACAATTCCGCTTATTACGAACACTCCTTCCTCGCCGATAAACTCGGCGTGGAGCTGGTCGAAGGCCGCGACATGTTCGTGAAGGGCGACATGCTCTACATGCGCACGACCGAAGGCCCGAAGCGCGTGGACGTGATCTATCGCCGCGTGGACGACGATTTCATCGATCCGCTGGTGTTCCGCAACGACTCCATGCTCGGCGTGCCGGGGCTGATGTCGGTCTATCAGGCCGGCAACGTCACGCTCGCCAATGCAATCGGCACCGGCATCGTCGATGACAAGGCCGTCTACAGCTACATGCCGGACATCATCAAATTCTATCTCGGCGAAGAACCGATCCTGAAGAATGTCGATACCTGGCGTTGCCGCGAGCCGGACCACCTGAAATACGTTCTCGAAAACATCGAGCAGCTTGTCGTGAAGGAAGTCCACGGCTCCGGCGGCTACGGCATGCTGATCGGGCCTGCCGCCGATAAGAAGACCATCGAGAATTTCGCGGCGAAGGTGAAGAACGATCCGCACGGCTTCATCGCGCAGCCGACGCTTTCGCTCTCCGCCTGCCCCACCTTCACCGACGCCGGCATCGCACCGCGCCATGTCGACCTGCGCCCCTTCGTACTGACGGGCCGCGACCGCGTCCGCATCGTGCCGGGCGGACTGACGCGCGTCGCGCTGAAGGAAGGTTCGCTGGTCGTGAACTCGTCGCAGGGCGGCGGCACGAAAGACACCTGGGTGCTGGATCGCTGA
- a CDS encoding alpha-E domain-containing protein, which produces MLSRTADNLYWLSRYVERAECLARILDATYRLSALPQGYGGETNEWKSALATAGCLVSFFENYEEANERTVTEFIAFSPANPASIRNCLEIARQNARSVRTALTMEMWDAINSAWHEMRRYDPNRATREEFSRFLNFVMETSVRFDGTSFRTMLRNDAYWFSRLGFLVERADATARILDVKYHVLLPREAQVGGPLDYFQWASILRSVSARTSYHWVYRESVKPWLVADLLILNRQMPRSLASCYENINRYLDDLAQFYGRQGPAQRLARAMTSKLENGKMDDIFQSGLHEFITSFLIENNRVGNAIADQYLI; this is translated from the coding sequence ATGCTCTCGCGCACCGCAGACAACCTCTACTGGCTATCCCGCTACGTCGAGCGCGCCGAGTGCCTCGCGCGCATCCTCGATGCCACTTATCGCCTCTCTGCGCTCCCGCAGGGCTACGGCGGCGAAACCAACGAATGGAAATCCGCGCTGGCGACGGCAGGATGCCTCGTTTCCTTCTTCGAGAATTACGAGGAAGCGAACGAGCGCACCGTCACCGAGTTCATCGCCTTCTCGCCCGCGAACCCCGCCTCGATCCGCAACTGCCTCGAAATCGCGCGGCAGAACGCGCGCTCGGTCCGTACCGCGCTCACGATGGAAATGTGGGACGCGATCAATTCGGCATGGCACGAAATGCGCCGCTACGATCCGAATCGCGCGACGCGCGAGGAGTTCTCGCGCTTCCTCAATTTCGTGATGGAAACCTCGGTACGCTTCGACGGCACCAGTTTCCGCACCATGCTGCGAAACGACGCTTATTGGTTTTCGCGACTCGGTTTTCTCGTCGAACGTGCCGACGCCACCGCGCGCATCCTCGACGTGAAGTATCATGTGCTCTTGCCGCGCGAAGCGCAGGTCGGCGGTCCGCTCGATTATTTCCAGTGGGCCTCGATCCTGCGTTCCGTATCGGCACGCACCAGCTATCACTGGGTTTACCGCGAGAGCGTGAAGCCGTGGCTGGTCGCGGACCTGCTCATTCTAAACCGGCAGATGCCTCGTTCGCTCGCAAGCTGCTACGAGAACATCAATCGATACCTCGACGATCTCGCGCAGTTCTACGGACGGCAGGGTCCGGCGCAGCGCCTCGCCCGCGCCATGACCTCGAAACTCGAAAACGGAAAGATGGACGACATCTTCCAGTCGGGTCTCCACGAGTTCATTACAAGTTTCCTGATCGAGAACAATCGTGTCGGCAACGCGATTGCCGATCAGTACCTGATCTGA
- a CDS encoding transglutaminase family protein has protein sequence MRIRVAHETVYRYDTPATNAIQILRLWPRNYDGQYVVRWRVEVSEDCHVEPREDAFGNLTHTFTVDGPISELSVRVAGEVETQNTHGIIRGTREKFPPSLYLRPTDLTLPDAAMSAWANEVADGGKRPALDTLHALSTGIYETFRFDAGSTLTTTTAAEAFAQKHGVCQDFAHVFSAAARHLGIPSRYVGGYFKRSDGIVETESGHAWAEAWLPDLGWIAFDPAHGMSADDAYIRVAIGLDCQGAAPVRGNRRGGIGEKLDVKVVVDQAGRQAQQ, from the coding sequence ATGCGAATTCGCGTCGCGCACGAAACCGTTTATCGCTACGACACGCCAGCCACCAACGCGATCCAGATTCTGCGCCTGTGGCCGCGCAACTACGACGGACAATATGTCGTGCGCTGGCGCGTGGAAGTCTCCGAGGACTGTCACGTCGAGCCGCGCGAGGATGCCTTCGGCAACCTCACCCACACCTTCACCGTCGATGGCCCGATTTCCGAATTGTCGGTGCGCGTCGCGGGCGAAGTCGAGACGCAGAACACGCATGGCATCATTCGCGGCACGCGCGAGAAATTTCCTCCTTCGCTCTATTTGCGTCCGACCGACCTGACGCTCCCGGACGCCGCGATGAGCGCATGGGCGAATGAAGTCGCGGACGGCGGCAAACGCCCCGCGCTCGATACGCTGCACGCGCTCTCCACCGGAATCTACGAGACTTTCCGTTTCGATGCAGGCTCGACGCTGACGACGACCACCGCGGCGGAGGCTTTCGCCCAGAAACATGGCGTCTGTCAGGACTTCGCCCATGTGTTCTCGGCGGCCGCGCGCCACCTCGGCATCCCGTCCCGTTATGTCGGCGGCTACTTCAAGCGCAGCGACGGCATTGTCGAAACCGAGTCCGGCCATGCGTGGGCCGAGGCATGGCTGCCCGATCTGGGCTGGATCGCCTTCGACCCCGCTCACGGCATGTCGGCGGATGACGCCTATATCCGGGTCGCCATTGGCCTCGATTGTCAGGGGGCGGCCCCGGTCCGGGGCAACCGCCGAGGCGGCATAGGCGAAAAGCTGGACGTTAAGGTTGTGGTGGATCAGGCGGGCCGGCAGGCGCAACAATAG
- a CDS encoding SDR family oxidoreductase — protein MAASRKIALVTGAGSGIGKASAVALAKAGFNVAIAGRTPAPLEETAKEIKAAGGEALVVPTDVGDPAQVKALFAKIKEKFGRLDVIFNNAGRGTPPVPLEEVKLEDWNATVAANLTGPFVCTQEAFKIMKDQNPRGGRIINNGSISAYAPRPFSAPYTSTKHAISGLTRATALDGRAYDIACSQIDIGNAVTPMTERMANGVLQPDGTTKVEPRVAVEHVANAIVYIASLPLDANVLFMNVMATKMPFVGRG, from the coding sequence ATGGCTGCTTCGCGGAAAATCGCGCTCGTCACCGGCGCCGGCTCCGGCATCGGCAAGGCCAGCGCCGTCGCGCTCGCCAAAGCCGGATTCAATGTCGCGATTGCGGGCCGCACGCCCGCGCCGCTGGAGGAAACCGCAAAGGAAATCAAAGCCGCCGGCGGCGAGGCGCTCGTCGTGCCGACCGACGTAGGCGATCCCGCGCAGGTGAAAGCGCTGTTTGCGAAAATAAAGGAAAAATTCGGCCGCCTCGACGTGATCTTCAACAACGCGGGCCGCGGTACGCCGCCGGTGCCGCTTGAAGAAGTGAAACTCGAAGACTGGAACGCGACCGTTGCCGCGAACCTCACCGGTCCGTTCGTCTGCACGCAGGAAGCCTTCAAGATCATGAAGGACCAGAACCCGCGCGGTGGCCGCATCATCAACAACGGCTCGATCTCGGCCTACGCGCCGCGCCCCTTCTCCGCGCCCTACACTTCCACCAAGCACGCCATTTCCGGCCTGACCCGCGCCACCGCGCTCGACGGCCGCGCTTACGATATTGCCTGCAGCCAGATCGACATCGGCAACGCCGTGACGCCGATGACCGAGCGCATGGCGAACGGCGTATTGCAGCCGGACGGCACCACGAAAGTAGAGCCGCGCGTTGCCGTCGAGCATGTCGCGAACGCAATCGTCTACATCGCGTCGCTGCCGCTGGATGCGAACGTCCTCTTTATGAACGTGATGGCGACCAAGATGCCGTTTGTGGGACGAGGATAA